In Deferribacterota bacterium, a single window of DNA contains:
- a CDS encoding YitT family protein translates to MGNNNENLALYRERFGYWYFINKLLIISFGSIIIAIGYVFFQIPFDLAAGGIQGLSIIINNFISVNEGILYLLFNIPLLILGYYKLGRLQFLIFTVLSVIVFSLATYLLLRFAYPILKENPMTEDMLLSSIYAGVISGIGTGLVMKAGGSVGGTNVIAKLVHKKFGFPLSQTYLITDGIIILIAAFVFSWNVALHAILCLFINGIASDYAFEGPSIIRIATIITDKRDEVASILMSGLQRGVSCWEIEGTYTGKKHYMLYCAIYRSQVVLLKSLVAEADENAFVIIGEGKQALGEGFYSIKRV, encoded by the coding sequence ATGGGTAATAATAATGAAAATTTAGCTTTGTATAGAGAAAGGTTTGGATATTGGTATTTTATCAATAAGCTACTGATAATTTCCTTTGGCTCAATTATAATTGCAATTGGATATGTATTTTTTCAAATTCCTTTTGATTTGGCAGCAGGTGGTATACAAGGTTTAAGTATTATTATTAATAATTTTATAAGTGTTAATGAAGGCATCTTATATCTTTTATTTAATATACCTTTATTAATTTTAGGTTATTATAAGCTTGGAAGATTACAGTTTTTAATTTTTACAGTTTTGTCGGTTATTGTTTTCTCTCTAGCTACATATTTACTGTTAAGGTTTGCCTATCCAATTTTAAAAGAAAACCCTATGACTGAAGATATGTTATTAAGTAGTATATATGCTGGGGTTATTTCCGGTATAGGGACAGGTTTAGTAATGAAAGCAGGTGGTTCAGTAGGTGGAACTAATGTAATAGCAAAATTGGTTCATAAAAAGTTTGGGTTTCCACTAAGCCAAACATATCTTATTACAGATGGCATCATAATATTAATTGCTGCTTTTGTTTTTAGCTGGAATGTTGCGCTACATGCAATCTTATGTTTGTTTATTAATGGTATTGCCTCAGATTATGCTTTTGAAGGACCAAGTATTATAAGGATAGCAACAATAATTACAGATAAACGTGATGAGGTAGCCAGTATACTAATGTCAGGTTTACAAAGGGGCGTTAGTTGCTGGGAGATTGAGGGTACCTACACTGGCAAAAAACATTATATGTTATATTGTGCTATATATAGATCACAAGTGGTACTTTTAAAAAGCTTGGTTGCAGAGGCAGATGAAAATGCCTTTGTTATAATTGGCGAAGGTAAGCAAGCGTTAGGTGAAGGTTTTTATAGCATAAAAAGAGTTTAA
- a CDS encoding flagellar FliJ family protein yields the protein MQKDFRLESVHKYKKHILDLERDKLLYLFNIKDELECRKNEIIEKINLNKTEIEELKKRGDFTFIELYEKYINNLYTQHQKVCKYIESVDREIEKQRKIVLEARTEKLVLDNLETKHIESYKAFQRKMEEKFIDEINSIHYGYKDI from the coding sequence ATGCAGAAAGATTTTAGATTGGAATCAGTACACAAATATAAAAAACATATATTAGATCTTGAAAGGGATAAGTTGTTGTATTTATTTAATATTAAAGATGAGTTAGAATGCAGAAAAAATGAGATCATTGAGAAGATAAATTTAAATAAAACAGAGATAGAAGAGTTAAAGAAAAGAGGTGATTTTACATTCATTGAATTGTATGAAAAGTATATTAACAATTTATATACACAACATCAAAAGGTTTGCAAGTATATAGAGTCCGTAGATAGAGAAATAGAAAAACAGAGGAAAATAGTATTAGAGGCTAGAACAGAGAAATTAGTCTTGGATAACTTGGAAACAAAACATATAGAAAGCTATAAAGCCTTTCAAAGAAAGATGGAGGAAAAATTTATAGATGAAATTAATAGCATCCACTATGGCTATAAGGATATCTAG
- a CDS encoding methyltransferase domain-containing protein, protein MKPEILQPHIEEFIKNLSIYNIPINYDNLDIRDKEQAMDPVVGKFLNFVLNIKEPSIVLEIGCGVGVSTKYLISISSIKRYIAIDANKRRLDICKNTIKNKNIEFYNANGINYLKTTKLSFDAIIIDSVKSDYSLMWHLAKKKIERGGLIIFDDVLLYGLISQNKSIIPRRYLNMCEQLIELIREVSCDSNYGFSIIPVGGGVLLARNVS, encoded by the coding sequence TTGAAACCAGAGATATTGCAACCCCATATAGAAGAGTTTATAAAAAATTTATCAATCTATAATATCCCTATAAATTACGATAATTTAGATATAAGAGATAAAGAACAGGCTATGGACCCTGTTGTTGGTAAGTTTTTGAACTTTGTGTTAAATATAAAAGAGCCAAGTATTGTTTTAGAAATTGGCTGTGGTGTGGGTGTTTCTACGAAATATTTGATCTCAATTTCATCTATCAAAAGATATATAGCAATTGATGCAAATAAGCGTAGATTAGATATTTGTAAAAACACTATTAAAAATAAAAATATTGAATTTTATAATGCTAATGGTATAAACTATTTGAAAACTACTAAATTATCTTTTGATGCAATTATAATTGATTCTGTAAAGAGTGACTATAGCCTAATGTGGCATTTAGCTAAGAAAAAAATAGAAAGGGGTGGTTTAATAATTTTTGATGATGTATTGCTCTATGGCTTAATATCTCAGAATAAATCAATTATTCCAAGAAGATATTTAAATATGTGTGAACAGTTAATTGAATTAATAAGAGAAGTTAGCTGTGACTCAAACTATGGGTTTTCAATAATACCTGTTGGTGGAGGGGTTTTGTTAGCGAGAAATGTCAGTTGA